The nucleotide window GTTTAAAATAGGTCCTGTTCAGATTACATTTGTGATCTCTAAGCAGTTAAAGTAACATTTCTCTGCGCTGACAAAAACCCAGAAAGCAGATACTAAAACAGATAAAAGAGACAGATGGAAACTGCAGAATTGGTTGTGTGAGCTTAGACTGATTTCTAAATGACTTACAGCGCTTTTCATTCTGAAACACTACGGTATAAAACGTGCATTCTTTCtcatggccagcagggggctaCTCCTCTGGCTCCCAGATCCTGGCTAAAGCCTTAAAACTGTCCTTAGTAAACACCTTTCTTTTGGGTTTTTGGACTCAATCACTTGTATAAAGTATTATTGAGTACAGTTTTATGTTTCTTCTGTAAATTAGAGTCCATAAGGATGATAAAACATGGATCAGgctttttgcagatgactgTATTGGTTTGACCATCACTTCAATGATGCATCAGTACACAAGCTCAGAGAGTCAGAGATTACACATAGGAAGATGATCTTCCTGCTTGTTCTGGTTTACACCAGCACCACTGATGCAGAGGTTTCGTCTTCGCCTATCATTTAGAAGAATACATTGGGTACCTGCGCCCTCACCACTGTAAAACAGAGCTGTGGATGAGACATGACCAATGTGGCTACAATAATCAGTCCTTAACTTATATAATGGACTGTCATGTTGTATCGTATAAGATCTGAAACCTATAAATTTAACAGGAAAGTGTTCACTAAGCTCATTAATGAAGTCAGAATCACTTCTATAGACAGTTCAGCTGGACTTTTCTCTGAAACCAAAGGatttgccccctgctggccattagaaagaatgcagattGTGTAAATCCGTCTTTCTGGTCTAACCCCTCCCCCCGTTTTCTTTGTTAACCTACACTAGACACTCTATGCCTTTATCTCAATGATGCTGCACGTCAGATACTCAGAATAGCAGCAACAGTATATTCTTAATAGactggcaaacacacacaataccctttgtgtctgtctgtgcgatGTGCCTGGTCTCAACTTCAGTCACCAGTTCTCTCCACTCAGAAGACGAGACGCTCAATGACCCAGCTGATGTGTTCCACTTATTTTAATGAACCGCAGACAGAGAAAGCAATCTGAAGATTTCACTCTGGGGAAACGAGAGGTTGTGTTGAACCTTTTGTACCTTAatggtttattttaaaattcagcATGTTAATGTCTCATGAAAATAAAGGATTATTCCAGCTTTAAAGTAGATTTACTGTAGCCCTGGTGTGCACTGTGCAGAGGGGGAAAAGACTGGGACGTGTTCACTTTTACTGTTTATTGCAAAGGTGTTGTGATTCATTCAGAGTCCTTCTCTATCTGTCACCATCAGCTCAATCCTCTGTTGCCAGTTTTGAGACCACAAATAGTTTCATGTGAAATCAACCAGCTGTCTTATCAGCATTACTGACATGTTTGCCTTCACTGTATCTCTACTTGTTCTGCTTGGTTCCAGTTTCCAGTTCATTTCCATAATCTGTCCAAACCGTGCATGCTGCATTATCACAACAGCAGTACGCAAAAACACCTGGCTGTTGTAAGGGAAGACGTACTGCTTAAGTAATATTTTCTAATTAAGTTCACAATCACTACTAATGAGAAGTCATGGCAGTCATTCACTGTATGGTACTGATTTGTGTATTTTTCACGTATGCTTGTCTTTGTGTTGTTTGAGAATAAATGCTTATGTATGCAAACGCAAATGCACAACATGAATGTGGTTTCACAGTCTGTCACTGAGCAGCAAATGCAGAAACTCATTAAAAAAGATTACAAAATTATACTTTAAGAAAGTCTTTCACAAATATATAACAAACTCACTAATGCAGTTTGTACACTGATTAAGATGTGATCAGGTGCACTGTGCACTGGAATCTGCAGGTTTAagctgtgcagagctgaatagCAAGATTGAAAAATTTACTACAAAGAAGCATTCACCTTAAATGCCTCTTTGTCTGCCAGCATATTATTTGCATTGTTAACTGGGTGAACTGATGGTTTTAGGGGCAGTTCTGTTAGTATCAGTAATAGGAAAATGAAAGCACTTCTTCCCATAGCAGTAAGAATCAGAGAGATCAGTGATCATGAAGTTATGTCAGGGTTGCTCAGCAGAGGATCATTTAAAACTTTACTGGTCGATGGGTCTGAAATGGACTGTTATGATTGGTCAGAATTAGCTGATGAAAATGTGactaaatgtgttttataaagaaggaaaacacaTTTAGTGTTATTTCgtttaaatgaatatttttaaattaattaaaaacaaaaggcagaggTGAACCAGCTTCTAGCTTTCCTTGACAGCTAAACACATGGAAAGTTTGAAAGCCGTGAGCCAAAAAATACGAAGCCGGCTGAGCTCGAAATCGACTGTAAATCTGTCCAGTTATTGCAGCAAACACTGCAGTCTTGTCTATGTATGTTTGACTTTATAAATTGGTTCATTGTGAGCAACACGAGTCTTGACAAAGGGAGAATAATGCTGAAGGACACTGATCATTACAGTCACAGCTTATTTCTGTAGCTGTTTGGCTTTCTCCAAAACATGTGTTGATAGCCAAATCGGCCAGCAGGCGTCACTGTGGCGATGGGTCTCAGTGTTTCAAGAAGACTCGCTTTGCACatcactaatttaaaaaaaaaataaacaaaaaaaaataaacaaaacaataaagctCAGAAAAAAGCTTTTCTTCTAGGATCTTGGCCGACATACCAAATTTCCTCAGGAAATACAGCCGCTGCTGACACTTCTTGACCAGCTGTGTGGTGTTCAATGTCCAGGTTAGGTCCTCAGTGATGTAGACACCTTGGTATCTAAAGCTGCTCACCCTCTCTACTTCACTCTCCCAGATAAACAGCAGCTGGTGAGGCCTCCTCTCCTTCCTCGTGTCTACTATCATCTCCTTTGTCTTGTCAGTGTTGAGGGTGAGGTTGTTGTCCTCACACCATGACACCACACCGGCCACCTCTCTCCTATAAGCCGCTTCGTCCCCTCCAGTGATGCGACCAACCACTGCAGTGTCATCCGCGAACTTCAGTATGGTGTTATCCCCATTGGAGGCGACACAGTCGTGGGTGTACAGGGTGTAGAGGATGGGACTGAGGACGCAACGGTGAGCAGAAGCCATCCAGCTTCTCTCTGTACTGCCTCTTAGCCGCTCTAATGGCTTTCCTCCGTCCATACTTCGCAGCTTTGTACTCTGTCTCATTGCCTGATCTAAATGCATGAGACCGAGTACACAGCATGTGTCGTAACCAGTAGCgctttttgatacgggcgacacgggcagttgcccggggcggcatcgtggtggggggcggcatcacgggcatcggcaaaaaaaaaaaaaaaaaaaaaaaaaaaaaattgctcgtactcatgctgccccgacatcagccagcacatattgggaatggcataggcaccgatcggttttctaccgcccatttgctgggagtacgggcgccctccgtttgcgagatacgcctgctgcttgcggcatagggaggagagggcggggcggcagGGGATtcactggctggctggagcagcatctaataaccaactcgcaaaataaaacaaaataataacaaaacaacaaacacgaaaactctagacattatgatacagacttataatttgcaccgaggttttttcgaaattctataggtgaaaactgagcgcgagagccgtcggtgcgcctgcttgctgctgaagtcaaagtaaactttattgtcacctctgctacatacagtccagtatatagaggaagatggacaagaaaagttcaaagccatcaggtgctcagtttagaaaaaatagaaaagaagaggaggagaaacgagcaaaagatacaggtaagcagatgtgtcattggataatggcaggtcatgtgtCCTGAAacgatcagaatcagaatcagaatcagaatactttattaatccctaaggaaataatgtggattacagttgctccaaaaagaaatggtaaaaatagtaacagtaaccgactaaactccaaacaatacattatgttacagattttaatattaattagtcattgtcaattgttgatttgtcctgttctcattgtatgacgaattatgatggctgtttggtagcagtttgcatacaatgcaaactctctctcttcatatgtgtgtgtgtgtgtgtgtgtgtgtgtttctctggtgaaattcagtatggttcagacaacagttttatgttaatgtacaatccctaatatgttttatgtgtgtgtgtgtgtgggggggggggggggggggcagagggagtgttcgcccggggcgccaaacaggctaggaccgccactggtcGTAACTGACTGAGATAGAGAAGCAGATGAAAACCCAGAGCACGCGTGAcaggagactatcaaaataagacCGGAAATAACTAATACTGAGACCAGACAGAGGCAGTAGATGGACAACAAACTTATAATTAACATAAAGCAGTGAAGAAACCAAAGTCCCAGATTCAATGAAATcataaacagaagaaaagttaAACATAAACACAAGTCTGTGGAGCTATGGGAACATAAATCCCCAAAACACAGAACGAACCTGAAGAaagcaaacatgaaaacaatgaGATATACGAAATATAGAACCataataaaagataataaaaataaataaatacaagagTAGAGAAAACTTAAACATCCCCAAAACTCAAACCACTGAGCCAAAGATCTCAATTTACAAATACAACAATTAttttggaagaaaaacaaatcatctGATAGTATTTTTACATGTATGTCAAAAGTCTCTATTTATGTGtcacataaacattaaaaactaaatacaGACTTCAGCTCCTCAGCTTCCTTCTTTGACTGCCACTCAACAATTTCTTATCTGCCCAGTAACTCAGGAAGCCCTGCCCTCTTTTGAAATGAGGAAGCaacttgtttttctctctgctgAGGACGCACGGATGAAAGACGACACTTTATCGCTAAATTCAAGACTTCCCAGTGAAGAAGGACTGCAATAGTACCACAGGGAATACTGTGAATACTGCCATTGGCAATGTACTGTACCTGCTGCTGACAGTACACAAAAATAAGACCTAGGAGGATCGTAAGGAAAGTGAAAGTAACTTGACAGTATAGAGAGGAACTAACTGCAACATGGCGTCTAAATTACAGGAAGATCTGTCGTGTCCCGTCTGCAAAGATATATTTAAAGATCCAGTCATCCTGTCATGTAAGCACAGCTTCTGTAATGACTGTTTACGGAAATACTGGGCAAACAAAAACGATTTGGGGTGTCCAGTCTGCAAGAGGAAGTCTTCAAAGGAGGTTCCACCTGTTCATTTTGAGCTGAAGAAGCGTTGTGAGGCTTTCTTACAGGAGCGAGCCTCTGAGCCCGtctgcagtctgcactctgagaaactCAGCGTCTTCTGTGTGGATGAGCAGCTGCTACTGTGCAGCATCTGTGCAAATCAAGAAGCTCACAGAAACCACCGTTTCCAGTCTGTTGATGAAGCAGCTCAGGACCACAAGAAAAAACTTGAGGATTCCTTAAAAcccctgaaaaagaaaatgagggcCATCCGTGAGGTTAAAGGGACATGTGATCAAACAGCAGAGCATATTAGAGCTCAGGCTGAAAGCACAGAGAGGAGCATTAAGGAGCAGTTCCAGAAGCTTCACCAGTTTCTagaagaggaggaggcagcCAGGTTGGTtgcactgagggaggaagaggagcagaagagtcaagtgatgaaggagaagattggggctctgagcagagagataACAGCACTTTACCACACCATTAAAGACACAGAGAATGAGCTGAGAGCTGGTAACGTCTCATTTCTGCAGAACTACAGAGCTACAGTGGAACGAGTTCAGCAGCAACCTCTTCCTGATGATCCAGAGCTCGCCTCGGGAGCACAGATAAATGTGGCCCAGCATGTGGGCAACCTAGGCTTCAATGTTTGGGTCAAGATGAAGGAGATGGTTTCCTACTGTCCTGTGATCCTGGATCCAAACACTGCTCATCCAGGCGTAATCCTGTCTGAAGATCTGACCAGTGTGCGGCAGGGAGAGCAAACCCAGGAGCTTCCTGACAATCCAGAGAGGATTGATCACTTCTTCTCCGTTGTCAGCTCCGAGGGCTTTGACTCGGGCTCTCACAGCTGGGAGGTGGAGGTTGGGGACAATACGGCCTTTGTGCTGGGAGTGTTAACAGACTCATGTCAGAGGAAAGGAGTCATTTGGCCTGCACTGTGGAGGCTGATGTTCTGTGGTGGTGAATACAAAATACTGTCGCCATTAGACCCGGGGTCAGATGTGCAAGTGACGAGGAACCCGAAGAGAATCAGACTTCAGCTGGACTGGGACAGAGGAGAGCTGTCATTTTATGActctgacacagacacacacatacacaccttcacacacacctTCACCGACAGGCTGTTTCCATACATTAGCACCTGGTGTGACATCCCAATAAAGATAGTGGCACTGAAGATCTCTGTAACAGTGGACGGTTTGTTGGAAAATGCCATCTGTGCTGATGAACAAGGCTAAAAAGTTGATTTTGGCTGCCAAAGCTAGAACCTGCTAAAGATACTATTCTGTGAAAACCACAAGCTTTtactttttcacctcttctgtTATCTGCGTTTCATTTTGCCATACACAAAAATGCAGTTAATATTTAATAAACCGATAATTAGATAAAGAGGTGCATGGTAACCTAATATTAACCCTGACACTTGTCTTAAATGGCTTGCTGGTGACTTAGTTGGTGAGAGAAGTGTAactttaaagtatttatttatcattttgtaGTTTCTATAACGTTattaaaaacacaccagcacACTTGTTTTTTGTCCCTTACACTGATGTAAATCCAGGTAACACAGAAGATTGAACAGTTGTTCTTGCTGTGTGTTCTACGTTATCTGCATTTCCAAggctcagcagcagattaggaTCAACTATAATAACATTCATACATTtattaaatctgtttttatttatttatttagttcttAGTCCAGTGAAATTGTCCAAGTGGGGTAGGTACTAATTTTCAGATGGGAGTTCTACATCTAGAATCAAATGACATGTATTAAAGCGTGTAttaatttggtgatttattgaatgtaaaaaaaaaacccaaaacagacACATGTTGGCTACAAATTGATGCCAAATGACTAAAATCACACGTGCAACACTTTCTACAGATTTGGCAACataggaaaaacaacaaaagttggaatgtatttttaatttagattatttttatttgatgcctacttaaatattttttaaaataaagtgccaaatcacaagTTTCTTCCCTGTTTGTATTGTAAGCTAAAAACCCTACAGTACTACAgagaaccccaacaatcaaatgatccccctttgagcaagcacgaggcgacagtggggaagaaaaactcccttctgacaggaagaaacTCCCAAcggaaccaggctcaggaaggggcagccatccgctgcgactggttgggggtgatggAAATGGATTTGGTGCTAAAATTCTGCTTCaatattttaaaagattttttgaCGACTGTCACCAAGAGGAAAAAGGCGAGGTTACTGGACAATTTCTAAACATCAGAAGATGACCCTGGCACAGCTCCCAGCTCTGACATTTCAGAGAAATCTTTCAGAGAGCCTAAAACACTTGAGGATCATTTTTTGCTCTTAGGTTTTGCCTTTGGAGATGATGGGATGCCAGAGAGCATTTTTCTGGAGAAATGCTTCCAGGTTTTGGTGTTGATGCTGCACATTCCTTTCCATTGCCATCTGaatctgtgcttttttttcctgtgttggGGTCTGTGTTCTTTTAAGGAAGTTTTGGATGTCTTCCACAGCCCCAGACACCCTCTCAGTTTCAATCATTTGATCATTGTCTTCATTCTCCACCCAGAGCTTTTGCAAAAACTTTTCTACCGCATCTTCTATGAGGACATAGAGGACCTCAGGAGAAAATGAACACTTTGAGCCATCTACTGTTTGTGGAGTCCTTGAGACGACTGTGTCTGAGAGGGATACACTCGACTCGTCATAAAAAGAGCGAACGTTTTAGCTGTTAACTCCCTAGAAAAATTTCTGACTTCTccaatatttttaatgttttttcaatGATGAAgacttcttctttctttgtgagtGTATCATATAATTGATTAACGTCTGATCTAATGGCGTCAAAGTCCACTGGAGAAGAACCTATATAACAAAGAAGCGTATTTCGGGAAGGGGCTCGATCAGAGTTTGCACTCTGGGGACGAGGAGTTTCAGGTACTGACCCTGGCAGGTTGAAAACTATGCTTTCATCAGAGGACACTGTTTCATACTTTGGGtatttgcaaatgttttttagACAAACAAAATATTTCCTGTTCgtctttattgtttgttttagctcttttgtcattttttcgaaatgttttttcacaaacatGGAAAAGTGGTGTTTGCGTGCTTTTAGCCCGGTGATTGAAGTGGATGGCATACATCTGGAGAAGAAGTCTCTCACCTTATTGATAATTAATCCTGAATTAAAAGCAGGTTTACGTGAGCCATATTTCTCACAGGGCTCTTCGCTACTTGAATCCATGTTACCAAGTATCTCATTGAGGATGTCAGCTGCAACCTCTTCTACTGGGGTTGGAGTTTGGATACTTTTGGTTCCTGCAGTTGGTTTTATTTCACGTTCTTTTGTTAGAGCTGATCCTTCTGGGAGCTCAATTTCTTCCCCCTCCTCATCTGAACCTTTATCTTCTGTTATCTCTCCATAAGAGCTCCATTTTGAAAGAATAAGAGAAATCACAGTTATGGCTGCTAAGATGTTTGTGTCCGTACTTACTGTACTGGAATCAAAAGGACTGGTATCAGACCCGCTTGTCAGGCACCGGCAGTGCAGCTTACCCTACATGCCTTTTAAGGCATGAGGCAGCGTGCTGAACCATTTTTCcaattttttatatattactaAATGTGCCGCTGCATTAACGGCCGGGTCTTCCGGTATATCAGGGCTTTGTGCTatcagtgcacactgtaaaaaaaaattctgtagaaaaaagggaaaagtccTGGTAATTTTCTGCCAGtacatttttttccagtttttgtaCGGAAGTTGGCAGACTTTTTCGTAAATGTAAATTCTGTACATTTACAGTATACTCTCTGTAGTATTTACAGACATTTCCTTCAGTTATAAAACGGAAATTCTGTTTATTCACAATATATATTCTGTATCATTAACTGATATTTTCCAGTAATAGAAAAATCTAAAGTGCTGTTTATATTACCATTTACAGGGACTTCTTTTCACTGTAACTCtgtacgtccacacgtacacgggtatttttgaaaacgcagatttttctatgcgtttgcacctttcgtccacatgtaaacagcgtttttaatcactgaaaactgagatttttaaaaactcctgccagggtggagatttttgaaaactctgtttttgcatttacatgtggacaaggaaaacagagatttagtcatgcaacgtcaaaggtgtgcgccttttttgacgtgaTGCTGTGCGCCacattattgtttacatgacaTTAATTTCTACAATGGCAGATATAGACAAAAATATTGttgctgttaatctgactatctgcagtttttccagacttacatatacacatacagttactgtccctccgtGTAGAAAGACAGAGGCTTCTACCTTCAACACAGACGCTCTCACTTCCATCTTGGACTGGCCTCTTGTGATGATGGGGGAGTGGATGTTGGAGGCATGGGTACCGTCCATCTGCAAGGATGAAATGCCCTGGAGGAGGGTAGACTGACTGTCTGTACAGTGGGCTGTGGCGGAGCACCCTGGAATTGTGCACCGACCCAGGCCAGCCCATGTACGTGTCGATG belongs to Oreochromis niloticus isolate F11D_XX linkage group LG17, O_niloticus_UMD_NMBU, whole genome shotgun sequence and includes:
- the trim35-14 gene encoding E3 ubiquitin-protein ligase TRIM39, producing MASKLQEDLSCPVCKDIFKDPVILSCKHSFCNDCLRKYWANKNDLGCPVCKRKSSKEVPPVHFELKKRCEAFLQERASEPVCSLHSEKLSVFCVDEQLLLCSICANQEAHRNHRFQSVDEAAQDHKKKLEDSLKPLKKKMRAIREVKGTCDQTAEHIRAQAESTERSIKEQFQKLHQFLEEEEAARLVALREEEEQKSQVMKEKIGALSREITALYHTIKDTENELRAGNVSFLQNYRATVERVQQQPLPDDPELASGAQINVAQHVGNLGFNVWVKMKEMVSYCPVILDPNTAHPGVILSEDLTSVRQGEQTQELPDNPERIDHFFSVVSSEGFDSGSHSWEVEVGDNTAFVLGVLTDSCQRKGVIWPALWRLMFCGGEYKILSPLDPGSDVQVTRNPKRIRLQLDWDRGELSFYDSDTDTHIHTFTHTFTDRLFPYISTWCDIPIKIVALKISVTVDGLLENAICADEQG
- the LOC112842635 gene encoding uncharacterized protein LOC112842635, coding for MHLDQAMRQSTKLRSMDGGKPLERLRGSTERSWMASAHRCVLSPILYTLYTHDCVASNGDNTILKFADDTAVVGRITGGDEAAYRREVAGVVSWCEDNNLTLNTDKTKEMIVDTRKERRPHQLLFIWESEVERVSSFRYQGVYITEDLTWTLNTTQLVKKCQQRLYFLRKFVMCKASLLETLRPIATVTPAGRFGYQHMFWRKPNSYRNKL